The Deltaproteobacteria bacterium region AAACGGACCTTGCGGCGGATCGGCCAATGGCAAGTGCGAAATCAGTAAAGAGGTGGACTGTGTCTGGCAGTTGATCTATGACCGTCTCAAGGGTTTAGGACAACTGGATCAGATGACCCAGGTTGTCCCCTGTAAGGATTGGACGACCAGCCGGGACGGCGGACCCAGGAAAATGATCAGGGAGGATTTAAGGCTATGAAATCGGGAAGCAGATTAGAAAAGGTATTAACCGGCGGTCATTTTGCCGTTACCGGGGAATGCGGTCCCCCGAGGGGTGCCAATCCGGATGTGGTCCGGAAAAAAGCGGCCTTCTTAAAAGGGGTCGTGGATTCGGTGAATGTTACCGACAATCAGACTGCGGTGGTTCGCATGTCCAGTTTTGCCGGATGCCTTCTTTTAATGCAGGAAGGGTTGGAGCCGAACCTGCAGATGGTAGTCAGGGACCGGAACCGGATCGCCCTCCAGAGCGATATCCTGGGGGCCTATGCCCTGGGGGTTCGCAATATGCTCTGCCTTTCCGGGGATCATCAAAAATTCGGGGATCATCCCTCGGCTAAAAACGTTTTTGACCTGGACTCCATGCAGCTCCTTCAGACCGTCAAGAAAATGCGGGATGAGGGGAAGTTCATCAACGATCAGGCCATCGACACCCCTCCCAAGATGTTTATCGGGGCCGCAGCCAACCCCTTTGCCGACCCGGCCGAATTCCGGGCCATCCGTCTGGGCAAGAAGGTGGCCGCCGGGGTCGACTTTGTCCAGACCCAGTGCATCTACAACCTGGACCGGTTTGAGCGATTCATGCAGCAGGTGCGGGATATGGGCCTGGATGAAAAGGTCTATATCCTGGGCGGGGTGACCCCGATGAAATCCGTTGGTATGGCCAACTACATGAAGAACCTGGTACCGGGGATGGATGTGCCGGTGGAGGTGATCAACCGCCTGAAAGGGGTCCCAAAAAAAGATCAGACCAAGGAAGGGATCGCTATAGCCATCGAAACCATCCAGCGTCTGAAAGAGATGAAAGGGATCGCCGGGGTCCATGTCATGGCCATCGAATGGGAAGAACGGGTCCCGGAGATCGTGGAAATGGCCGGGCTCCTGCCCAGACCCCAGGTGTGATTTCGGATTTCGGAATGTGGATTGCGGAGTTATTAATCCGCAGTAAAAGACAAAGGCCGCCCATTTTTGGCGGCCTTTTTTATTTTTTGTTCTTGCTGCAAACTCCGAACTAATTACTCCGAACTTTCTTCCCCTGCCTCTTCTTCTTTGGCCTTCAATTCCTCCGGGATATACATGATCTCTTCAAAGATCTCCTTGAAGGACATGACTTTTATCCCCAGATCGTATTCCTTGCTCAGATCCCGTACCTGGTCATAACAATTATGACAGGGACAGATGACGATCTTGGCCCCGGTGGCCTTGATCTGGTCGGCCTTGACCTTGCCGGCCTCCATGCGGCGTCGTTTAAAGGGGGGGCCCATGGGGATGGCCCCTCCGCCGCCGGAACAGCAGTAGTTGTCATTCCCATGGGGGGTCATTTCCCGGAAGTCTTCGGCAATATGACCGATAATATACCGGGCCTCCTCTGCCAACCCCCCACTGCGGGATACATTGCAGGGGTCCTGATAGGTGATAGGCTCCTTGATCTTATGCGTGAATTTCAGACGGCCGTCGCGAATATATTCGGCAAAAAGTTGGACGCTGTGAACGACCTCAAATTTATAATCGCCACTTAACCAGATCGGCCCTTCAAACTGAACGGCCCGGTAGGCGTGGCCTCACTCGGTTATGGCTACTCGTTTGACTTGCAGTTCCTCGGCGGCCTCCTTGATTAATTTAACAATATAAGTAGCACTTTTAATGTCCCCGGCAAACATGGCCAGGTTGGTATCATCCCAGCCCGGTTTACTGGGGAAGGTCCAGTCCTCCCCGACGACATGAAAAATCTTGGCCGCCATCTGGATATCCTGGGGATAATATTTGGGCTCCCGGGCATTGACGGTATACATGATGTTGGCCCCTTTTTTATCAATGGGGATAGTCGCTCCCGGAAGTTCCTCCTGCAGCTCTTCTTCCATCCATTTAAGGGTTTCCACCCAGTCTTCTTCGCTGACGGCCATCTGGTTTCCCGTTTCCAGGTAGTTTTGGATGGCTGCCTTCAGCCCTTCGGGGGTCATACCCTGGGAGGTAAGAATACCACGAAGGGTAGCCACCATCATGGCCATATCGATCCCAAAAGGACAATAAAGGGTGCAACGCCGGCACAGAGTGCATTCTCCAAAGGCCGTATCGTACAGCTCCTGCATAAACGGCTCGTCCACTTTCCCTTTCTTCTTGACCAGTTTCTTCAACTTTTGGGCCTTAAAGGAAGGGACCATCCTGGGGTCTTTGTTCTTGGCCAAAAAGAAGTGGCAGGTGTCGGCGCAAAGACCGCAGTGGGCACAGATCCTCATCCACATTTTCAGGCGGGCGTTCAGGCGGGCATCGACCGCCTGGCGAATGGATTCCGGGTTAATGGTTAAGGGTTGTTTTTGGGCTTCAGCCATAGGTTGGTCCCTCCGTTTGTTTAGTATTAAGCCCTAATGCCCGTTTAGGGGCACCACGAATCATGAAAATTGTTTTCGCCGAACGCCGAACGACGAACGGCATTTTCGAACTAAACGGAATAATTCCTTCTGCCGAACTCCATACCGGTAACC contains the following coding sequences:
- a CDS encoding methylenetetrahydrofolate reductase, whose protein sequence is MKSGSRLEKVLTGGHFAVTGECGPPRGANPDVVRKKAAFLKGVVDSVNVTDNQTAVVRMSSFAGCLLLMQEGLEPNLQMVVRDRNRIALQSDILGAYALGVRNMLCLSGDHQKFGDHPSAKNVFDLDSMQLLQTVKKMRDEGKFINDQAIDTPPKMFIGAAANPFADPAEFRAIRLGKKVAAGVDFVQTQCIYNLDRFERFMQQVRDMGLDEKVYILGGVTPMKSVGMANYMKNLVPGMDVPVEVINRLKGVPKKDQTKEGIAIAIETIQRLKEMKGIAGVHVMAIEWEERVPEIVEMAGLLPRPQV
- a CDS encoding (Fe-S)-binding protein, producing the protein MWLSGDYKFEVVHSVQLFAEYIRDGRLKFTHKIKEPITYQDPCNVSRSGGLAEEARYIIGHIAEDFREMTPHGNDNYCCSGGGGAIPMGPPFKRRRMEAGKVKADQIKATGAKIVICPCHNCYDQVRDLSKEYDLGIKVMSFKEIFEEIMYIPEELKAKEEEAGEESSE
- a CDS encoding (Fe-S)-binding protein; the protein is MAEAQKQPLTINPESIRQAVDARLNARLKMWMRICAHCGLCADTCHFFLAKNKDPRMVPSFKAQKLKKLVKKKGKVDEPFMQELYDTAFGECTLCRRCTLYCPFGIDMAMMVATLRGILTSQGMTPEGLKAAIQNYLETGNQMAVSEEDWVETLKWMEEELQEELPGATIPIDKKGANIMYTVNAREPKYYPQDIQMAAKIFHVVGEDWTFPSKPGWDDTNLAMFAGDIKSATYIVKLIKEAAEELQVKRVAITE